Part of the Cryptosporangium arvum DSM 44712 genome, GGTCACCGCGGACCAGGTCGACGAGGACCAGGACGCACGTGAGCAACGCCAGCAGCACGAGGAACCGGCGGCGACGACGGGCCGCGCGGCGCCGGGCCGCCTGCCGCTGAGCACGCAGGTACGTCGCGGACACCGAGTAGCGGGGCGGCCCGGCGATCGCGGAACGGTCACCCGGGCGCCGGCCGCGCCGGATCTCGGTGCGCAGCGCACGGCGCGCTTCGGAGGTGGTCTCCGGCCGGTGCGCGCCGCGAGGACGTCGCGCCCGGAAGTCGGTGGTCGCGGTACCCGATGGGGAGTCGTCCTCGCTAACGGTCGGATCCGCGGTCCGCTCGCTCAGCACGCCTCCCTGGTCGCCGTTTCCGCAGCCTTACCCCGTGTACTGCATACGATGCCCTATCAGCGGGAGCACCGCGCGAGCCACGATACGGGGACATTCGAGTTGGGCCGTATGTCCCACACCGCGTAGAACGAGCAATCGACTGTCTGGTATCGCCTTTGCGGTCCGTGTGGCCAGTTTGACACTCACCATCCGATCTTGGTGGCCCCAGATGACGAGCGTCGGCGCCGCGATCCGACCGGCGTAACGCCAGAGCGAGCGCCCCGGCGGCACCAGGTACGAGCCCACCAACCCTCGGACCGTGCGGACGTACGCCTCGGCGCCCCACGGCACGGCGAGCCGCTGCTCGGCCTCGGCCACCGCCTCGTCCCACCGCTGCGGCGAGACCGCGTCGGGGTCGGCGAAGCAGACGTCGACCATGCCCCGCGCCATCTGGTGCGGCGTCGCCCCGCGCAGGATGCGCTCGACGATGCGCTCCACCCGCGGGACGAACAGCACCGGCAGCATGTGCCGGTGCGTCGACTGCGGAAGGTAGACCGGCATCGCGGGCGAGATCAGCGTGAGCGTCCGCACCAGGTCCGGCCGCTGGGCGGCGACCCGGATCACCACCGCGCCGCCGAGCGAGTTGCCGAACAAGTGCACCGGTCCGCGCCCGGACGTCTCGATCCAGCGGATCACCAGCTCGGCGTAGCCCTGCTGGCTGTACCCGCCGGGCAGGGCCGGGCCGCTGCGCCCGAAACCGGGGAGGTCGATCGCCTGCCCGTCCAGCCGATCGGACAGCAGGTCGGCGAGGTCGGTCCAGTTCTGGCCCGACCCGCCGAGACCGTGCACGTAGAGCGCGGGCTCGGCGTCCGGCGCGGTCGCCGGGGTCTCGCGGACGTGGATCGCGACGGTACCG contains:
- a CDS encoding alpha/beta hydrolase codes for the protein MTPARLAADSAVRPTADPQVPPWPGRTVDVPWPGGTVAIHVRETPATAPDAEPALYVHGLGGSGQNWTDLADLLSDRLDGQAIDLPGFGRSGPALPGGYSQQGYAELVIRWIETSGRGPVHLFGNSLGGAVVIRVAAQRPDLVRTLTLISPAMPVYLPQSTHRHMLPVLFVPRVERIVERILRGATPHQMARGMVDVCFADPDAVSPQRWDEAVAEAEQRLAVPWGAEAYVRTVRGLVGSYLVPPGRSLWRYAGRIAAPTLVIWGHQDRMVSVKLATRTAKAIPDSRLLVLRGVGHTAQLECPRIVARAVLPLIGHRMQYTG